AGGAAATTCCCAGGAGTAGAGGTCACATCTTAGAGGGCTTCGTGGAGGAGGCAGCATTCAAGCAGGGCCTGAGAGGAAGATTTGAATTTGCATGTGTgcagacagggaaggagagaattGAACGCAAAAGGCACAGCATGAGCTTAGGAGAGGTGGTAAGGCGGCGTCAGCAAGCACTAACTAAAGCCAGAAGTTGTGCGGTTATGCGGACAGCAGGGGCTTGGGAAGAGGGAcgctgggctggggagaggggagccaggAGCCTGTTGTAGAGGGCCCTGAATGCCACGCTCGGGCGCAaggggagtttggattttattctgtaagCAGAAGGAGGAGAGTCTTTGATAATACTTACACACGGTTTGCACTGTGTTGTGCGATTTACATAGAGCTTTCCtgattctcaaaaacaaaacaaatgacaacACAGCATCCTGTGAGACTAACAATCTTATTATGACCCTGATTTCAAGGCCTGAGGAACATGGCTCAGGGGTCTATGGAAAGATGCAGAACTGGTTCTCAAACCTCGAACCTCCACATCTTGGTCCTTCCTGTTCCTTGACAGTGTCCAACAGGTGTTGAGCTGGGAGTGAGGTATAATAAAGCCCAGTTTGTGTCCGAGAGAAACAAATCATTCCGGCTGCTATGGGGcggaggggagcaggggaaggagaagaTCTGGTTAGGCTGCTATGTTGTCATAGCAACATAGTGAAGCCAAAGCTGGAGCAGAAGCCTGGAGATGGAGGTCAGGGGCAGCCCGGGACAGACCAGAGAGCCAAGAGGCAGAATTGCTGGAATTTGGGGGATCCTGcgaggatgggggcaggggccaATAGAAGGGCAAAGTCAAGCCTGAGACCCCAAATCCCCGTGGGATCCCTGGGGACCCGGCACCATCTAAGGCAGCTGGAGCAGTGAAGACTTGGGTTCGAAAGCCAGGTGGCCCCAGGTTGGAATCCTACTGCTGGCCCCTTTCACTCATGGGACTCATGgacttgggtaagttatttaagcATCAGGCACGTTTCTTTGTAAGAAGTAAGAACAGGCTCTCAAAAAAGAGAAGTTACTGATAGAAAACTTGTTGAATCAATGGGGATCATAATAATACCCGGTTCAAAGGCTTGATCGGACGATCAAATAAGCTACTGCCTGTCATCATAATGCATGAATAAGAATTAAGTCTAATAGACAATTTTACATCGTTAAATACGTGCTGCCCTGTGCCATCCGTCATGGCGAGAGCGGACACCTCCTGCCTCAGCACCACAGTCTGCCCTTGGCCCCTTATGCACGGGACTTTGCTAAGTCCTCACAACAGCACTTTGAGGAGGAAACAGTTTTTATactccttttacaaatgaggatgcCGGAGGATAAAACCAATTTAAAGCCTCACGACGCTTTGTGCCAGGATTAGCTTTACCCCGACATCGCAGGTAAAGAAATGTATCGGCAGTGACAGGACAATTAACACACCAGCAAATGTGGGCTCCCCAGCTGGGAGCCCCGAGGATGGAGAGCCAGGCTGAGTGCTGCCCAGCTCAGAGCGGACAGCCCTGTGTGAGGGTGGGAGGCCGGGGTGCTCTGGGGTCCGAGTGCAGCCTCTCCTGAACACTCTGgggtctttcttctctctgtctgcAGCCTCTGGCCGCTCCCACCTGGCCAGCCCCAGTCCCCCGGGGCCGCAGGCCAGCCCACTGCTGCCGATCAGCTACCGCCTGTCACACACGCGGCTGGCCTTCTTCCTACGGGAGGCGCGGCCCCCGCCACCCACAGTCACCAATGGCTCCCTGCAGCGCTCCGAACCCTTCGTGGTTTTCCAGACCAAGGAGCTACCCGTCCTCAACGTCTCCCTGGGGCCCTTCAGCACCAGCCAGGTGGTGGCCCGGGAGCTCCTGCAGCCGTCCAGCACCCTGGACATCCCCGAGCGCTTGACGGTCAGCTGGAAGGTGCGAGCCTTCATCGTCCACCCCCGCGTGCCCTCCTCGCAGCCCTTGGCCCAGGTGCTGTTCTATGTGGCCGGCCGGGACTGGGATGACTTTGGTGTCACCGAGCGGCTGCCCTGCGTCCGCCTGCACGCCTTCCGGGATGCCCGGGAGGTCAAGAGCTCCTGCCGCCTCAGCGGGGGTCTGGCCACCTGTCTTGTGCGGGCCGAGCTACCCCTGGCCTGGTTTGGGCCCCCTGCTCCCGCTGTGCCGCCCACCGCCCGCCGCAAGTCTCCGGATGGACTGGAGCCCGAGGCAGCCGGGGAGAATCAACAAGCCGAGCTCTACTACACGCTCCATGCCCCGGATGCGTCGGGGGGCTGTGGGGGTACCCGTCGGGGCACTGGGCCCGGAGCGGGGGCCCGGGCAGAGAGCCCGACCCAGCATCCCCTGCTGCGCATCGGGAGCATCAGCCTATTCCGCCCACCCCCCAGGAGGACCTTGCAGGAGCACAGGCTGGACAGCAACCTGATGATCCGCCTGCCGGACCGGCCCCTCAAGCCGGGGGAGGTGGTCAGCATCCTCCTCTACTTGGCCCCcaactcctcctctccctccagccccagcgtGGAGCACTTCACTCTCAGGTAGAGGGGCAGAGGTTGGGGTCTGGCTTCCCTTCAAAGGTCAAGTGCACACCTGACCCCTTGTAGGGAGCTCGCCCAGACCCGTCCATCCAGCATCATAATCCCAGTAATTCCAGTTATCACCTGAGCACCTTCAGGAAGACAGCTCACTTACTTGAGCATCAGTGTCCTCCTCTGCTTGGGCCAAAAATGTCAGCCCCAAACTCCCTCTCACAGAAATGGTGTCATGGTCAAGAAGAAGTGTCCGTTTTCACAAGCGTGGATATCCAGAATGATAGAAATGGGGCTGGAAGGGCCCTTAGATGCTAGCGAGTACaactctcccattttacagatgaggagactgaggccaaaGAGGAGAAATGGAGATCAGAGAGAGGCTCCTTGGCTGCTGGGAACCAAAGTATGAACAGGAGAGTGTCCACATATTAGGATATTCGTCCAATTCGAgagttaggagaaaaaaaaattcaggagcCCCAGCTCTTTCTATACCCTGAGAAGGATACAGTTCACAAATTCAGAAATGCCTTAAATCTTAACACATCCCCACAAAATATAATGATGCCTCACAGCAGGAATCTGTGGTTTGAGCCATGTCGGGTAATTCTGAAGATACAGAAAAGACCCTACCAAAACGTTCCCCACCAACCCAGCAATACTTGAGATGTGAAACATTACCATCAGCCCCCAACTTCTTTGAGTTAAGTATTGCCCTGTCTCTTGAATGTACTACCTTAAAGTTCAAATATTCTTGAAGAGGGTCCTACCTGATTCAGTAATTGATACCTGAATGTGAGTATGAGTTAAATCAGTTATCAGAGATCTTGGGTTGCGTTAATAGGAATAGAACCTGTAGAATCAGAGAGGTGATAATCATTCTGCTTTAGTCAGTGTTAATTGGAGCACAGCTGAAGTTTTGTGTTTAGAATAAGACACTACACCTATGTGCTCAGAGTGCCCAGAGGACGGTGACTAGGATATGGGTAACTTGAAACCACGGCAAAAAGCAACAATTGAAGGAAATGGAGATTTTAGGCCTAGAGAAAAGAAGACTCAGAGAACATCTGCTCACCTCCCCAGGTATCTGTAGAACTGTTACGATGGAGGAGAGTTGCCCTAACAGAACCTATGGCTGTTATATTTCAGCTATAAATGCTGGGAAGAGGTTTCTCCTTTGAGGgaatttctgaaaatgtaatgCGATGTGTGCAGAAATAGTGAGTCCCTTGTCACTAAGGTATGCAAGTAGAGGTTAGGCAAAGACCTGGCAGAGATCTAATAGAAGGGATTGCAGCTTCCAGTGAGGGCTAGAGGTTGGCACTACGTGATACCAGATTCCCCAAATTAGTTTCAAGCTTTGGGTCTCGGTAACTTACTCACCTGCTCCCCTTTCTCCCAGCCCAAGCCTAAGAGTGGCAGCCTTTGGACCCCAGGCTgaccctctccctcttccccttcctgcttTGTCCCAGGGTAAAGGCCAAGAAGGGCGTGACCCTCCTGGGGACCAAGTCACGGAGTGGCCAGTGGCATGTGACCTCGGAGCTGCTGACTGGGGCAAAGCACTCAACAGCCACCGTGGATGTGTCCTGGGCCCAGGGCACACCGCTGCCCCCCTGGTGAGCCAAAAtagcccctctgcccacctctttgCAGGATGAcacctgggaggggtgggggaactTTTGATGGAGGAGGCCAGGCCGGCAGTTTCTGGGGACACTGGGGTCCAAGTGGGCAGGGCATCTGAGAAggcatcagaatttccttctggGGAAGCTCAGAGGGCCCTGGGGTGGCAGGCTGCCTAGGAGGGCAAGGGTTCCCAGTGAGGCTTTTGGAGCTCCTGAAAtgctcccagcccttcctcctgggcTCTCCTTCCTGCCACCACCGCACAGGGAGGGCCAGGGGCCCCTGGAGATCCTGCAGCTGGACTTTGAGATGGAGAACTTCACCAGCCAGTCGGTCAAACGGAGGATCATGTGGCATATCGACTACCGCGGCCATGGTGCCCTGCCTGACCTAGAGCGGGCGGTCACCGAGTTGACGGTCATCCAGAGGGATGTGCAAGCCATCCTGCCCCTGGCCATGGTGAGTGGGCTCACGGGAAGCGGACAAGCTCTGCGCTTGGTGGAGTAAGACAGCGGCCGCTCGGGGGCACAGAGGTGGAGCGGTCACCATGAAGAGGCTTCTCGGGGTAGGTttttctggaggaggtggccaTGCAGCTGAGCCTTGAAGGTCACATGGAGAAGGGGCTCATATAGTCAGAGAAAATGAGGAGGGTGCTCTAGATGGGATCACGTGGGCAACGGTGCAGTGATGGGACTACGAATAGCTTGTCCAAAGGAGCCATGGATTTAGGAAGAGTGCAATGGAATGATTGTTTGGGACCAGCACAGGGGCATCTGGAATAGCCAGGAGGAAGCAGGGCCAGCCCAGGGTCCCATGAAATAGCCAGGCAAATGTGTTGGACGTTACCCCGTGAGTCCTGGGGAGCATGGGAGATGttgagaggagacaggaggagcTTGGGGAAGGGATGTTTTCTGGCACCAGAGTGAGGTCGACCCTGAAGGCTACCGCAGGAGCCCAGGTGAGCAGGGCACCTGAGAAAGCACGTGAGGCTCGGTAGATGCATCTCTCTGCACATGTGTATGGGTGTCCCCACCAGAAGCACATGCATCTGAGGAGTCGGGGCAGCCAGGAGCCAGAGCCTTGGCTTTTGGTCCTGGGAGAGCAGGGGACCTCAAGCACCCCAGCTCAGCAgcaccctgccctcctctcctcccccaggacacaGAGATCATCAACACAGCCATCCTGACTGGCCGGACAGTGGCCATCCCTGTCAAGGTCATTGCCATCGAGGTGACTGGCCTTGTTCTAGATGTCTCCGCCCTGGTGGAATGCGAGTCTGACAATGAGGACATCATCaaggtgggcttcctggaggtggagcCCCTGGGAAGAAGGCCTCAGACCTTTAGGAGGAGTGGGACCCCAAACCAGAGGGGAATTCACACCCCAGGCAGGTCCCCCTGGTAGCAAGAGGAGGGAAAGTGGCGGGAGGAGTCAGGGGAAGAGCTGCAGGCATCCCACGTCCACTCTGGATGAGGGGACATCCTGGAGGGCTTTCTGCAGAAATGCGAAAGAGCCCTTTTGGCAGGCCAAGGGGAGAAGGCAGCACTGACAACTTGAACTCAATCCAGCAAGTCATTATTGAGCCCCTGCTGTGTGGCAGACACCGGGCAAGACAATAGggggtgaggggttgggggggCTCAGAGACGTGCCCTAAACCCCGGGCACTGGTGACCAGATAGAGGAGATCCAGCCCAGGGAGGAAGCTTCCAGAAGCACATGAGTTAGGTCAGGAGTGAAGGTTGTGTGAAAGGACCCACTCCGGGAACACCCACCCCAACTCCTCCAACTCCCGAAGCCCCCATCCCTGAGCTTCTTCCCAGAGACCCCCCTCTGGGCCACAGGTCCTCCACAGCCAGCAAACAGGACACCGATCTGACTTTGGCCCAATTTGCCACCTCCCCAGGAGGGCCTCCAGATTTCCCCTGGCTTTGGACAGTGGTCGGGTGAGATGCAGGGAGGAATCAGTGGAGCAGGCAGCAATGGGAGGCTGCCCAGCCCTGGTACCTGTGAGCTGTTGCCGTGCCAGCCTCCGGCAGGTGCCAGAATCAAATGATTAGACAACAGAATCTGTTCCCCATTCCTGCAAACCCTTCAGCGGAGGGCCCGGGACGTAGGTGTCTTCTCCTTCCCAGGGGCTAACCTGGAGCctgtgctctttctctctctccacgcCCTTCTCTGGATTCCTCCAGGTTTGGGGAGTCCAAGGCTCACCTCATCCATCCCCTAATCCAGGAAGGATGTCCCCTGAGTGAGAGCCAGAGCAGATGGCTTGTTACCACACCCCCACGGCCTCCTGAGGGGTAGAAGCCTTGCCCAGGCCCGTGGGGCTGTCCACTGCTGGCAGGCTGGGATGGGGAGAAATGGGCCTGCTTCCAAGAGCCCTTACCCAGCACCTTCCTCTGCCACccagtctcccccacccccacccccgccccaaagCAGACCAGCAAAGAGTCACTGTGGCTTAGATACCAAAGGGAATTAGCGTAGATTCTGCATGGAATGTGTTTCCGTTCTCAGTGAAATACCCTCCGGTTCCTTCTGGAGTTTGCCAACACTCTAAATGGAATTTGCCAGCCTTCAGATGGAATCCTCTGCCTTATGAAGTGGGAAATGAGCATTTCTGGCAGGGCTGCTGTCCCActttcctccacccaccccctgaGATGATTAAGAGAGCTCGCAGGAGTTTGGGATGGTCAGGAGACCGTCCCCAGAGATAAGCCACAGtcccagcaccctccccacccccaccagaacCTTCAGGGTGTCCTCTGCCCACAGGCTGTCCGAATGACCCTCCTCCAAACACAAGGATGTGCATGTACTCCTGGGCATGTACCAGTAAGTGCACCTAAGTGCACTGCACCCAGGATTCACTCCAGGTGTGCCAGGTGTGTATGTGGGCACTTACATGTATACCCGAAGTATTGGCAGCGATACCTCCGTGATGGGCACAGGTATCCACCAAGATGTCAGCGAGCATATGCTTATCCAGGGAACTTCTAAGAATGCAAGGTGGTGTCCAGGTGGACATGCATTTGCAAAAGCTGTACCCACTCGTGGCAGTGTATGGGCTTAGGGTTCTCTGGACCTGAAATTTCCTCTCCCTTACCGTCACCTCCAACCCTGGCTGGAGCAGCCCCCCTCCCTGAAATTAACCAGCTGTCCATCTGCCTGAGGCAACAGGGCCAGAGGGAGGAGCGGTGGGTCTGACCCTCATCCCcactccctccacctctgcctcctccctgcccagtcACATCATGCCCCAGTGTCCTGCTCAGAAGAGGCTACCGGTGGAGGACTCTACCCACCAGATACCTGCTCCAGAGTCCAGGCAGTCatgctggggaggggagccagccCAGGGGACCCTTGGCCTGAGGATCCTCAAAGCTGTGGTCTGGCACATCAAAAGCAGCcccttataaaaatatttgtacattgGCTCCTTGCCAGGCAGCAGAAACCTCCCACAGAGGCCACTGAGAGCTGATCCCTGGAGAAATGGAGTAGAAGCTGACCCCTTCCAGAGGAATTAAATGAGGGACCTTCTCCCACCTGGCCCCTCCACTTCAGCCTCCTGTGATTAGCACTTTCTCTGTCCAATAGCCTCTGGCCCTCCTTGTCAGACAGAGGTCCCCTGCACTGCCCCACAGGATGACCTGTAGGGCAAGATAGGACAACCaacctctctccccctctccaggTATCCAGCAGCTGTGACTATGTGTTCGTTAGTGGAAAGGAGTCTCGCGGTTCCATGAACGCCAGAGTCACCTTCCGCTATGATGTCCTCAACGCCCCCCTGGAAATGACAGTCTGGGTGCCCAAGCTGCCCCTGCACATCGAGCTCTCGGATGCCCGCCTCAGCCAAGTGAAGGGGTGGAGGGTACCTATCCTTCCCGACCGGAGGTATAGCCCCTCCACACACAGCAGATGCTGGGGATACTCATGGGTGACACAATGTTGGCACATGGTCTGATCTGCATGTGTGTATAAGGCCCTGGGTGGATGCAGTCTGCAGGTTGGTCATGcaatcaacaaatgtttattgaacagctattgtgtgccaggcactgacgGGCGCTTTAGACGGGTAAATGTGGCCATTTCCTGACCCAGCCAAGCTCTGGGTCCATCAGGGAAGCCATCTTATAAATGCCACAGAGCATGGTGGATAGGAGAAGCCCTGTGTTCTGGGAATCAAGTGGCACAAAGGAAAGAaccacctcttcctccaggagAAATCAaagcaggcttcctggaagaggtgaatCCTGAGCTAAGTCTTCAAGGATGAGTAGAAAGGAGCTggttggggaaagagggtgagagcAGTCAAGCAGCAGCAGTCAAAATGGAGCATAAACACCAACACAGGTGCACACCTGTACACACATGCCCCAGCCTGGGTACACCAGGGGCACGCTTGTGAGTATATCAAGCAGGTACACGGTGACTCACACTGGACTCCCTCACCAGGATACAGGCTCACACACCTGAGTGCCCATCTGTGGGGCAGGTCCGAGTGTACTCAGCACACTCCTCTCACCCACTCATCGCTGCTGGAGAGCAAAGCCAGCAGGCAGAAGAACTGCAGGCGCGGCAGGCAGCTAAGAGCGGGAAGCggggctggagagagaagcaggcagcCTAGCAAAAGCGGAGCTCTGTTCACTGCTGCAGAGGTTTGGAAAAGCAAGGCGGCATAGACCAGAGCCTCTAGAACCTTATTGTGCACACGGAGAGCCAGAAGTTCctgttaaaaggcagattctgattcCATGAATCTGGGGTGGGTCCTGTGAGCCTGCATTTCAGACCAGCTCCTGGGTGATGCTGGTGCTGCTTAGAGTAGTGAGGACGTAGTGAACTCTGAAGCCAGGtggcctgggtttaaatcctgactctgctatttgctagctgggtgaccttgggctacttacaaaaaaaaaaaaaaaaaactctctgggcctcagtttcctcagctctaaAATGGGCATGTTAGCATTTGCCTCCGAGGACTGCTCTGAGTATTAAATTAGTTAAAAGAGCCCTCTGCATGAATGAATATTCTGGTGGTTTGATCCTTCGGAAGCACTAGCCATGCCCTGGCTACACCCTTCTCTCTCCAGAGCACCCTTTcctgatttttgtattttgagcaATCTGGGTaggctgagaatttcccaaattgTCAAGTCCCGGTTCCCTTTCACTTGCCAGCTTCCccctccatttctctctttcctctcgcATTTTACTATGAGCAGCAAGAGGCGGCCAGGCCACACCTCCCACACTCTGCTTGGAAATCTCATCAGCTAAATATCCAAGTTCATTGCTTCCAAGTTCTGCCTGACGCACAGCTGTAGGACACGATGCTGCTAAGCCTCCTGGCACTTGAGCAAGGGTCGCCTTAGCTCCATTTCAGAGCTgagcacagggcccagcacatGCCTGGTGGTGAGAAAGTGGTGGCATTTGCTAGGATTTGATGCCAGCTCTTCGCAAGTGTGGGTGCAGCcaagcaggggtggagggggacaTGGGAGGGTCAAGGTACCTTTCTAGAGAGGAAAGCCTGAGACGCCGGGCTCCAAGCTTGGCAGAGACAGAGGGAATGAGCCAGGGAAAGGTTTGTTGTTGGCACAGCTTGTACCcaagggtgctggggaggggatggcagggctgggggagggaggggcttgtgCGGGTCAGAGCCAGGGTGGGAGCCCTGATTCCAGGCCTCCCCAATTCAGGTCAGCCCGGGAGAGTGAAgatgaggacgaggaggaggaggagcggcgGCAGAGCGCGAGCCGCGGCTGCACCCTGCAGTACCAGCACGCCACCCTGCAGGTTTTCACCCAGTTCCACACGACGTCGTCAGAGGGCACCGACCAGGTGGTCACCATGCTGGGCCCGGACTGGCTGGTGGAGGTCACCGACCTGGTCAGCGACTTCATGCGGGTGGGGGACACCCGTGTGGCCCGCATGGTGGACAGCAGCACGCTGGCCGGCCTGGAGCCAGGCACCACCCCTTTCAAGGTAGGCACAAGGGGCATGCCGGGACCCTCATCCACATGTGGACAGAGGACACAGACGTTCTTGGGACAGGATTTCTAGGGCCTTGGCTTGAGGGAGCAACCCCCAAGTGCACTTTCTTCCCCACCTGCCTTTTTGCCTGAAATCAAAGGTCAAGGCCCTTTAACTTCACCCTGACGAGGGTGCTCCCTCCAAGCCTCATCCGCCCCTACCAACCTTGCATCACGCAGTGTGGTCCCTGAGAGCAGGTATGGATGAGGAGGGGAAGCAGGTGGGAGGGCTCAGCCAGCCTAGAGGCCAGGAAAGGGAATTTGGTAGCTCTAGGAACTCAACTTTGACCTTCCTCCTTGACAATTGGGTGCCTGGGTGGATATCATCTACCTAAGAGATTGTAAGTAGTGAGCCATGGGCTGAAATCTGCCTGCGGACttattttgtttgtaaaacaATTGAtccaacattaaaaaattgaaaggtctcattttttaaaaacgtaaGCTTCTGGTTTTAGAAAATACGAATCTGGTAATACTGGGTCTGCATTCATGCTTGTCAGTTATCAGCTGGAGTCAGTACTggtgcctgttttgttttttttttttacaggagcGTAAGTTCTCCCCTTTgccccagtccccaccactccctttcATCTCCCTGACACTGAGGCTGACCACCAGTTGCTTTTTATCAGTGTGCGAGGGCTCTTACTTTCTTCCAGATCAACTCACCTCTCTCATTTGTGTTTCATGCCTGGCTCCTAGGAGCCCTTGACCCTCGCTTGGCCTCAGGACCCTGGTTCCCATTGCAGACCTAAGGCAGAGCCCAGgagtcctgcctcccagcctgccccacccccaggcctctctTCCAGTAGCACTAATGTTGCAGAGAaaacagctcagtgttacagctcagttgtgacagcaacctggatccgggcgagagaccaagcagcactcggagagttggaggaCTCAGTTTTACcatgccagcgggcccagaggagttaacactccaagctctggaccccagctATAGGTTTACACCAGGTtgtataggctgccagtttacactttgcaacagcatatgcaaatgaggtataacaaaagttgactaattaggaacaagctttgtagaaatggaccagtcaggagggagaaaaataaccaatcaggagtgagggaaatggaccaatcaggagtgagagaaataaccaatcaggagtgaaggaaataaccaatcaggagtgacataagggaaccaatagaattttaggggtaagtaagccatttcagaggcaaaaagtgagatagaggctctgggccagggaaccggttggtgctggcaggagagtagggGCCCTGCCGGGGGGTCCTGCCTGTCtctttatggggcttcccgcctcactaAGATTCCTCCCTGGTTAGGGATTTGGGGGGTACTGCTTTCCTGGCTCTCACCCACCCGCGCCCTGCTCTGCCTCAGGTGGTATCCCCGCTTACGGAGTCGGTGCTCGGAGAGACGCTGCTGACAGTGACAGAGGAGAAGGTCAGCATCACACAGCTGCAGGCCCAGGTAGTGGCCAGCCTCGCCCTCTCCCTACGGCCCAGTCCTGGGAGCAGCCACACCATCCTGGCCACCACGGCTGCCCAGCAGACCCTCAGCTTCCTCAAGCAGGTAACTGGGTGCCGAGCCAGCCAGCCTCGGGGCTTGAGGTGTGGAAGAGGACTGGCAGGCTCTGGCCGTGAGTCTTCCAAATTACAACTGTGATAATGGAAGATCTTTCTACCCTTCGTGCCCTGcacacctgccccaccccacccccctgccatCTGCACAGGGAGTCTGGCCAAGGTCTGGCTTCCTGCACCTGCCATCTTGAAATGCTCCTGCCGAGGGGTCCCCCTCCTGGCTTCCCAGAGGGCCCGtcacctctgcctccacccccaggaaTTAACCTTCATCCATCTCTGGAGCCCCCAGTACAGCCCACCACAGACAGAGAAGGGCACTGGCTACAGGACAAAGGTGGAAAGGTTACATGTAGAGGCTtgagcagggaggaggtgggcactGAACACTGAGCCAAGAGTCAGGACACAGGAGTCCTCTGCCCCAACTTGCTTCGTGATCCCAGGCAAGTTGCTCGTCTCTGGGTCCTGCGTCCTCATCTACAGGGAGGGCAGTTCTCAGAAAGTTTAACAGAGGCAAAGGCTGCAGTGGGGTATGCCTGTATTCTCAATCTTCACGTGTCTGTTGGGGGTGATCCCAAGGTGAGGCAGGGACATAGGGTCCTGCAGCCGAAGGGATTTGAGCTAGATCCAAGGCAGAATTTACCATCAGCTCATCAAGGGGGGAAGGGCCAAGTGGGCAAGGAGATTCTCAGGGCAGTACGAGGCCATAACCTGCCGTGTGCCCACCCTACCACCTCCAGAGAACTCCCACTCAAACAACTGTTCCTGAACACCTGCCATTTGGCAGGCACTGTTCCAGCACTGGGAATACAGCAGGGAGCCAGAGTGCCTTGGCCCTGGCCCTCACTCAGGATATAGCAGGAAACCCAGCAGGACTAGTTCTCTGACTCttgtcctctcctcctcctccaggaagccctcctgagCCTCTGGCTCTCCTACAGCGATGGCACCACAGCCCCGCTCTCCCTCTACAGCCCTCGGGACTACGGGCTGC
The sequence above is a segment of the Camelus ferus isolate YT-003-E chromosome 16, BCGSAC_Cfer_1.0, whole genome shotgun sequence genome. Coding sequences within it:
- the TMEM132E gene encoding LOW QUALITY PROTEIN: transmembrane protein 132E (The sequence of the model RefSeq protein was modified relative to this genomic sequence to represent the inferred CDS: deleted 1 base in 1 codon) — its product is MAPGMSGRGGAALLCLSALLAHASGRSHLASPSPPGPQASPLLPISYRLSHTRLAFFLREARPPPPTVTNGSLQRSEPFVVFQTKELPVLNVSLGPFSTSQVVARELLQPSSTLDIPERLTVSWKVRAFIVHPRVPSSQPLAQVLFYVAGRDWDDFGVTERLPCVRLHAFRDAREVKSSCRLSGGLATCLVRAELPLAWFGPPAPAVPPTARRKSPDGLEPEAAGENQQAELYYTLHAPDASGGCGGTRRGTGPGAGARAESPTQHPLLRIGSISLFRPPPRRTLQEHRLDSNLMIRLPDRPLKPGEVVSILLYLAPNSSSPSSPSVEHFTLRVKAKKGVTLLGTKSRSGQWHVTSELLTGAKHSTATVDVSWAQGTPLPPWEGQGPLEILQLDFEMENFTSQSVKRRIMWHIDYRGHGALPDLERAVTELTVIQRDVQAILPLAMDTEIINTAILTGRTVAIPVKVIAIEVTGLVLDVSALVECESDNEDIIKVSSSCDYVFVSGKESRGSMNARVTFRYDVLNAPLEMTVWVPKLPLHIELSDARLSQVKGWRVPILPDRRSARESEDEDEEEEERRQSASRGCTLQYQHATLQVFTQFHTTSSEGTDQVVTMLGPDWLVEVTDLVSDFMRVGDTRVARMVDSSTLAGLEPGTTPFKVVSPLTESVLGETLLTVTEEKVSITQLQAQVVASLALSLRPSPGSSHTILATTAAQQTLSFLKQEALLSLWLSYSDGTTAPLSLYSPRDYGLLVSSLDERVATVTQDRAFPLVVAEAEGAGELLRAELTIAESCQKTKRKSVLATTPVGLRVHFGRDEEDPTYDYPGPSHPGPGGGEDEARGAGPPGTPGPPPEAPGRGTASPAVPPTEDFLPLPTGFLQMPRGLTDLEIGMYALLGVFCLAILVFLINCIVFVLRYRHKRIPPEGQTSMDHSHHWVFLGNGQPLRVQGELSPPASNPMETVPACCHGDHHSSGSSQTSVQSQVHGRGDGSSGGSARDQAEDPASSPTSKRKRVKFTTFTTLPSEELAYDSVPAGEEDEEDEEDLGWGCPDVAGTTRPTPPPDLHNYMRRIKEIA